The Procambarus clarkii isolate CNS0578487 chromosome 37, FALCON_Pclarkii_2.0, whole genome shotgun sequence genome window below encodes:
- the LOC138372006 gene encoding uncharacterized protein isoform X1, translated as MPPLPAAGTNVPAKWMKPTLKCCGRSWQQRAAGKYSQIYKCGLESPEVPLSVGRVKQNQVKVIMMHGLAWSEAPLLCKRKSTKVGDCLWSCLGLLDLLFI; from the exons atgcctcccctaccagcagctggcacaaatgttccagctaagtggatgaagcccacactaaaat gttgtggaaggtcctggcaacaaagagctgcaggaaaatactcgcagatctaca aatgtggtttggaaagtccagaagtccctctgtcagttggaagagttaaacagaatcag gtgaaagtgattatgatgcatggactggcttggagtgaggctcctttactctgcaaaaggaaatctacaaaagtgg gtgattgtctctggagttgtcttggccttttggatcttctgttcatctag
- the LOC138372006 gene encoding uncharacterized protein isoform X2 yields MLWKVLATKSCRKILADLHFPECGLESPEVPLSVGRVKQNQVKVIMMHGLAWSEAPLLCKRKSTKVGDCLWSCLGLLDLLFI; encoded by the exons at gttgtggaaggtcctggcaacaaagagctgcaggaaaatactcgcagatctaca ttttccagaatgtggtttggaaagtccagaagtccctctgtcagttggaagagttaaacagaatcag gtgaaagtgattatgatgcatggactggcttggagtgaggctcctttactctgcaaaaggaaatctacaaaagtgg gtgattgtctctggagttgtcttggccttttggatcttctgttcatctag